In Delphinus delphis chromosome 11, mDelDel1.2, whole genome shotgun sequence, one genomic interval encodes:
- the GALR3 gene encoding galanin receptor type 3 has protein sequence MADAQNVSLDSPGSMGAVAVPVVFALIFLLGTVGNGLVLAVLLQPGLGAWQEPGSTTDLFILNLAVADLCFILCCVPFQAAIYTLDAWLFGALVCKAVHLLIYLTMYASSFTLAAVSVDRYLAVRHPLRSRALRTPRNARAAVGLVWLLAALFSAPYLSYYGTVRYGALELCVPAWEDARRRALDVATFAAGYLLPVAVVSLAYGRTLRFLWAAVGPAGAAAAEARRRATGRAGRAMLAVAALYALCWGPHHALILCFWYGRFAFSPATYACRLASHCLAYANSCLNPLVYALASRHFRARLRRLWPCGRRRPRCPPGARRALRRVRPASPGPAGCLGDARPRGQLPTGGGWGGEPGREPVRGTEAGRALPARGPE, from the exons ATGGCTGATGCCCAGAACGTTTCGCTGGACAGCCCAGGGAGTATGGGGGCTGTGGCAGTGCCCGTGGTCTTTGCCCTCATCTTCCTGCTGGGCACAGTGGGCAATGGGCTGGTGCTGGCAGTGCTGCTGCAGCCCGGCCTGGGCGCCTGGCAGGAGCCGGGCAGCACTACGGATCTGTTCATCCTCAACCTGGCAGTGGCCGATCTCTGCTTCATCCTGTGCTGCGTGCCTTTCCAGGCCGCCATCTACACGCTCGATGCCTGGCTTTTTGGGGCCCTCGTTTGTAAGGCTGTGCACCTGCTCATCTACCTCACCATGTACGCCAGCAGCTTCACGCTGGCGGCTGTCTCGGTGGACAG GTACCTGGCCGTACGGCACCCGCTGCGCTCGCGGGCCCTGCGCACGCCGCGCAACGCCCGCGCCGCCGTGGGTCTGGTCTGGCTGCTGGCGGCGCTCTTCTCGGCGCCCTACCTCAGCTACTACGGCACCGTGCGCTACGGCGCGCTCGAGCTCTGCGTGCCCGCCTGGGAGGACGCGCGCCGCCGCGCCCTCGACGTGGCCACCTTCGCCGCCGGCTACCTGCTGCCCGTGGCCGTGGTGAGCCTGGCCTACGGACGCACGCTGCGCTTCCTGTGGGCGGCCGTCGGTCCCGCCGGCGCGGCGGCGGCCGAGGCCCGGCGCAGAGCCACGGGCCGCGCGGGGCGCGCCATGCTGGCGGTGGCAGCGCTCTACGCCCTCTGCTGGGGCCCGCACCACGCGCTCATCCTCTGCTTCTGGTACGGCCGCTTCGCCTTCAGCCCGGCCACCTACGCCTGCCGCCTGGCTTCGCACTGCCTCGCCTACGCCAACTCCTGCCTCAACCCACTGGTCTACGCGCTCGCCTCGCGCCACTTCCGCGCGCGCCTCCGCCGCCTGTGGCCCtgcggccgccgccgcccccgctgCCCCCCGGGCGCCCGCCGCGCCCTCCGTCGCGTCCGCCCGGCGTCCCCAGGCCCTGCCGGCTGCCTCGGGGACGCTAGGCCTCGCGGGCAGCTGCCGACGGGCGGCGGCTGGGGCGGGGAGCCGGGTCGGGAACCGGTCCGCGGCACAGAGGCTGGCCGGGCCCTGCCTGCCCGAGGACCGGAATAA
- the ANKRD54 gene encoding ankyrin repeat domain-containing protein 54, which produces MAAAAGGADEESRSGRSSSDGECAVAPEPLTGPEGLFSFADFGSALGGGAGLPGRAAGGAQSPLRYLHVLWQQEAEPRDELLCKIPSGRLRRAARPHRRLGPTGKEVHALKRLRDSANANDVETVQQLLEDGADPCAADDKGRTALHFASCNGNDQIVQLLLDHGADPNQRDGLGNTPLHLAACTNHVPVITTLLRGGARVDALDRAGRTPLHLAKSKLNILQEGHSQCLEAVRLEVKQIIQMLREYLERLGRHEQRERLDDLCTRLQMTSTKEQVDEVTDLLASFTSLSLQMQNMEKR; this is translated from the exons ATGGCAGCCGCCGCCGGGGGCGCGGACGAAGAGTCGCGCTCTGGCCGCTCGAGCTCGGATGGCGAGTGCGCGGTGGCGCCAGAGCCGTTGACGGGCCCCGAGGGCCTTTTCTCCTTCGCCGACTTCGGGTCTGCGCTGGGCGGCGGCGCGGGGCTCCCGGGCCGAGCGGCCGGCGGGGCCCAGTCCCCGCTACGCTACCTTCACGTCCTGTGGCAGCAGGAGGCGGAGCCCCGCGATGAGCTGCTCTGTAAGATCCCCTCCGGACGGCTGAGGCGCGCCGCCAGGCCCCACCGCCGGCTCGGGCCCACGGGCAAGGAGGTGCACG CTCTGAAGAGGCTGAGGGACTCAGCCAATGCCAACGATGTGGAAACAG TGCAGCAGCTGCTGGAAGATGGCGCGGATCCCTGTGCAGCTGACGACAAGGGCCGCACAGCCCTACACTTTGCCTCCTGCAACGGCAATGACCAGATTG TGCAGCTGCTTCTGGACCATGGAGCCGACCCCAATCAGCGAGACGGGCTGGGGAACACACCACTGCACCTGG CGGCCTGCACCAACCACGTCCCTGTCATCACCACACTGCTGCGAGGAG GGGCCCGGGTAGATGCCCTGGACCGAGCGGGCCGCACGCCCCTGCACCTGGCCAAGTCGAAGCTCAACATCCTGCAGGAAGGCCACTCCCAGTGCCTGGAGGCCGTGCGGCTGGAGGTGAAGCAG ATCATCCAGATGCTGAGGGAGTACCTGGAGCGCCTGGGGCGGCACGAGCAGCGGGAGCGGCTGGATGACCTCTGCACCCGCCTCCAGATGACAAGCACCAAAGAGCAG GTGGATGAAGTGACCGACCTGCTGGCCAGCTTCACCTCCCTCAGTTTGCAGATGCAGAACATGGAGAAGAGGTAG